CTGTGAGCCGCAATTTGTATCCAGCGCTTTGTTTATTTACGCTGTCATCTCCTTTTGTTTGGCACTAGTTTGCCCAGCCTCCAGTTCAATTTGTTAGCCATTTGCAGTCAATCGCATTGTGGCCTGCCCAGGCCACTAACAAATTCGCTTGTCAGGCCGCTTTGGTCTTTCCAATTTGCCTTTTCATTTCGACTCTTTAGTGGGCCGTCATCTCTGTTTGCTGCCCAACTGGCGTGctggcaattaaaaatgtatttaccaGCACTTTGCCATTGTGGAGCACTTATCGCACGACTTGCACTTGACCAGTTCCGATTTGAAGAGGTTTAAAGCCAGTCGAAGGACTAGCCCCTAAATGGCCGTTACTAACTGCGCTGTGTGTCGTTTCAGAGCCCACTTGGCGTATACTCGATGTGCGATCATAGTCGCCCGCTGGCGCCATCTACATGTCATTTAAGCTGATAGCTTATCACTAGCGtctttcttcttctttcgCCTTGAACAAGTTCAGGCCATGATAGAAAAAACGTCAGACGTGAAAAAAAAGCTTCGCAGAAGCCAAACAATATTAAACGCAAACAAAGAGCACATGGAGTAGGTTTAACCTACTATCTAGGTACTGGAGTCTAGTGTTTCAACTTTACAATACCCCATAAATTTTGTctgatttaaaactttaatcgGTGAAAAATGCAACAATAAATTGcccctacacccaaaaaaaaaatcctgagtGTCAATTTAATAACTGTGGGTTAAAATGACACTGCCCCTAGGATCAAATTTTTGGGGTCAATTTGCTCCCAAATGAGTGTCAAAAGTACACCGCGTTTTCAGAAAAATCGTATTTGATACTAAATAgtgtcattttgataaaactagGTTCACATCGATCCCAAAAattatcatttttgattttcgaagtTCGAAGTTCGGCGATGTTTTACTCTAGTATCGATTTCGTTTATACTTGTCAAGTGTTCGCTCGCGCGCAAAATGGTTCGATGGtccagttggtaaggcgtctgcctctgatgcgagaggtcCCCGGTTCGAAACCCAGATAAATCAGAGTAGGTAAAAAGTTTTGATATGcaaatatatcattttaagaacaaaaatgttaagttgtgttagattactgataaaaaaaaaaaaaaaaggtgttgcgagcgggattcgaacctcgttcccccgagcacaaaataatatcagaaCCTAGCGCCTTGGCCCCTGAGCCATgcccatattaatttttgccatggcAGATTGGTTACAGGAGCTTTCaagcaaatgtcaaattttatttaatactaagaAAATGACACCGGCTAGTGGCTCTTTGACACCAAAAAgggtcaaattaatattttcgaaagtattaaagtgacaccagaatagggtcaatttaatgacgttcggatcaaagatttttttccactcaatagtgtcacattgacacctaaataggggcatattgatgactacttttttttgggtgtagtctAGTTTAAAAGGccaaataaatcaatattatCATATAAGTGTTTTtcttatcaaataaattaaatatattaataaatcttcaaaatatatataacaactttttttacgtggttttaaattatattataaaatgtattaaacaaCGAAAATTAATCCTATGCACCTATAATTGCATATCCCCTTCAAAAACACTCTGCTAGGgtatgtaaaaaattaaaagacaaaAGCATTCGGCTAACGACTGCAGCACAATCGAGCACTCACTTCAGTTGCTCACGAGAAGATCGCCGGTGAGGTATCCGCTCTCGTTAACCACATATACGATATATCTCAGGGCAATGCAAACGCCAGAAAACAACGACAGTCAGGTATGGGCAAATGAGGCTTATCTGGCCGAGATTACAAATCGTATGTCATTATTTTCGTCTACTCGTTTAGCTTATTTTGGTGCAGCAGAATTTAAGAACGCTGCCGGAGGAATTAATTAAGATCCATGCTGATCATGTAGAGCACTTGGATCTCAGCCACAACTGCCTGAAGGATTTGTCTTGGCTGGCGGAATTTGAGCAACTGCGTCATTTGGTCCTGGACAGCAATAGAATGCATGAGGCTCATCTGAGAACTTTGACACGCCCACTGCCCCAATTGGAAATACTAATGCTGAACAAAAATGAGGTAGATcatttaatattcaaatatttaccaaATTCTGTAATTTCTTATCAAATTATTATGCTCGATTCCAGTTCAGTGACCTGCCAACGACAATGCGGCTGATCAGACGGTTCTTTCCGAACCTGCAATATCTGAGCCTCCATGGCAATCCGATTTGCCCAGATGGTTTGGAACTGCAGCCCTTCTCCAGTTACCTGCGCTACGACTATCAGTACTACAGGTGGGTCTGTTACAATATTTAACCATCTATACTTAGCCGTCGATCTGTTTCAGCAATTACATTGCACAGTCGCTGAGCAAACTGAAATTCCTGGATCACGGGATGGTTCAACGCACCTACCAGTACGAAAGTTTTCCACTCAAAAATTATGCCGGAAAACCACTGATCCAAACTACGAgtttttgaaaagaaaacatcGTAAAAGTGAACTATAAAccgaaaatttataatttaggaAAAACAAGTCAggttatttactttaaataaaagaaaaacgtcaatatttttgtgtttccCCCAAATTTATCAAGcttcaattaatttatattaaataatttaaattaatgcaTTAATTTAAAGCTGCAAAACTCGAACACTCTAGTGGTATAAGACAAAAGCTGAGACATGAACCGTATAAGACCGTGTTTTTCTACATATCCAAGACACAACCCACTTCCAAAATTTACGAAACAATGCACAAAAAGAATTTTGCGATAAAGCAATCACCAAAAGGATGCCTAAATTTACTCGCAGACTAAGTTTAATCAACGTTAGATGCTCTACAAAAAGTtgagaattttaaaagaattttaaaacatgataagattaaaaatatttcaagtaaCAATCagtgtaaaataatatattatagaattttaaaaaacctagTTTTCTAAAACAAGTAACTTACAAAATTAATGGACGGTTTCATTCAAGTGCAGGGtgcatataaaaatgtttacatgTCTGCCGGCCGGCATAAAGCAGAGATAATTCAGAGGACCGACCACAAGCAAAGCAAAAAGGTGATGAACGGCAGTGCAAAAACAAATCGCTGATAGCCAGTTATCGGGCACTATATAAACGGACATCTGGCagcatttcaatttcagtttcGCGACGACTCTCAGACAGCCGGTCTCTATTCCAgttcttaaaagtaaatacctcCCATATATTGCTCAATATGGCCGATCCCAACGCCAAGCCCAAGTACACAAAAGTGAGTATAAATATTGTGTTGCCAgctgcattttaaatatactaGGCACTTAGATGAACCTACAATAAATGCAGATAGATATATTCAGTACAGTTAAAAagagaattatttatttaataccaGCCAATGTCAATTTAAAATCAGCCCACTTCAAACTTGTTTGTGTCgcaatttacaaatatttgccattcgtttttttcttttcttggcTGCTGGCCTCCTTATACATTCGAATATGTTTTGTCCGAAAAACACAGCAATTTGTTTGTTCTTTAATACAGGGTGTTCAAGCTCTTATCAGCACAAAAACAGATCCAGTACTagtaaagccataataattatGAGGTCTTATAAGCTGATAAGGTAAACTTTTATGGGGGACCAACATGAACTAGACTTTGAGTCTAATAGTGTGATGAGATTTTTCAGtggcgaaattaaatttttcaagaGATGTTATACTTCATGGCATACTGATTAAGATACCTTTTTTAGTccttttgttttcaattttagaAGTATAGAGAAAATAGTGAATATAGCTATTTTTAAGTGAGCtaagttagttagttagttttgATGGAAAAAGTTAATAAACCTTAATTGATACAGCCTAATTCTCTTTAACTGCCACTAATTCTCGTTCTTTATTATTGACTAATTTAAGTAAGTACTTTATCTTGAAAGTTTAAGCACTGCCTGCTGACAACTGCTTATCGCACAATGACCCATTATAGTTTTGAATGAAACCAGCCCCAAACGACTTTAGTTAGCtgtcaactgtttttttttcataaactCGACAATTTGAAATCGTGACTAGAACTCCGCTTTACATTGTTTACATTGTCGCGTGTCCCCGGCAAATTGAAATGGGCCAATCGAGTGGGATGATAACTTGTTTGAGCGGATAAGTAATCGCAGACAAACTGGTCTAATAATAATGAACAAATTGCACAAATTACTGGCACACCAAAAAATTGGTTTGGAAAAAGGGATGAGATTTGATCATAGCTTTTCCCATTGCGAACCCAATTTTTGTCAGGTGTTTACtatattaactttttaattataatgtatttattctctgatttatttatagctcTTCATCAACAATGAGTTCGTTGATTCGGTGTCTGGCAAGACCTTTGCCACTTTCAATCCGGCCACGTCCAAGGAGATTATTAAAGTCTCCGAGGGAGATAAGGTGGGTGCAGTGTTCTAGAGGAAGATTGTTgggtttaataataataataatatatattttattatttctacaGGCTGATATAGACCTGGCTGTTATTGCGGCCAAGAAGGCCTTCCATCGCGACTCGGAGTGGCGCAAGTTGAGTCCTTTGCAGCGCACCAATCTGATGAACAAGTGAGTTTAGCTCTACGaaaccctttaaaaaaatctaataTTAATCCTATATAGACTCTGTGCTTTGATGGATCGTGACAAGGCCTTCCTGGCCAGCCTGGAGTCCCAGGACAATGGCAAACCCTATGCCGAGGCCCTCTTCGATGTGACCTACTCCGCATTGACACTGCAGTACTATGCCGGCTGGACCGACAAGTTCTTTGGTGACACCATTCCCGCCGGAGGCTTCACCTCGATGACCAGGAAGGAGCCGGTGGGCGTGGTGGGTCAAATCATCCCCTGGAACTACCCACTGCTGATGCTGGCCTGGAAATGGGGACCCGCTTTGGCCACTGGATGCACCATCATCATGAAGCCCGCGGAGCAGACGCCTCTGACTGCCCTCCACATGGCTGCCTTGGCCAAGGAGGCGGGCTTCCCCGCTGGAGTGATCAATGTGGTGAATGGATTTGGACCGACTGCAGGAGCTGCCATCAGCGAGCATCCCGATATTGCCAAGGTGGCATTTACTGGATCCGTGGACATTGGCAGGATTGTGATGCAGGCGGCGGCCAAGTCGAATTTGAAGCGGGTTTCCCTGGAGTTGGGCGGGAAGAGTCCCGTGGTGGTCTTCGATGATGCCGATAGTGAGTTATAGATAGCTTCTTCTCTaggaatttaatataaaattttgatttttagttgACTTTGCTGTGGAGACCACCCACGAGGCCCTGTTCTCGAATCACGGCCAGAGTTGCTGTGCCGGCAGTCGCACCTACGTCCACGAGAAGATCTACGATGAGTTCGTGGCCAAGGCGGCGGCCAAGGCCAAGGCCCGCAAGGTGGGCAATCCCTTCGAGAAGGATGTGCAGCAGGGTCCCCAGATCGACCAGGAGATGCTGACCAAGGTCCTGGGCTACATCGAGAGTGGCCAGAAGGAGGGAGCCAAGCTGCAGACGGGCGGCAAGAGGATCGGCAATGTGGGTTTCTTCGTCGAGCCCACCGTCTTCTCGGATGTCAAGGACAACATGCGCATTGCCCAGGAGGAGATCTTTGGACCTGTGCAGTCCATCTTCAAGTTTAGCACTCTTGAAGAGATGATTGACCGGGCCAACAATGTGCAATATGGCCTGGCCGCCGGCGTTATTACCAATGACATTAACAAGGCCCTGAAGTTTGCCAACAATGTGGATGCCGGTTCCGTGTGGATCAACTGCTATGACGCCGTCCTGCCCTCCACTCCTTTCGGTGGCTACAAGCTCTCGGGAATTGGCAGGGAACTGGGCAAGGATGGACTGGACAACTATCTGGAGACCAAGACCATCACCATGAAACTGCTTTAAGCTGGCACTTGAAGGGTTTCTCATTTCGTATAcacaatatttgtattttattcgcACTTGTTTTCGCTCTTGTCAATGGTTAGACTAttgcctttttaaaataaaacttttggaTTAAAATTATCAGgggttattaaaattattcaaaggGACTGGAAAATGtggcttattttatttaaattttgaataaatttcttatcccaaaagtatgcaatgaataAATTGCATAAATTCCACAATTCTGATTCTCATATATTTCCTTATAAAGCCACATTGTTCACATAATAAGATATCGAGGCACGAGTTCCCTAAACTAAGACAGtgaaaaatatcaattaaatatCGATTTAAAACTTATGCTAAATCGCGGTTAGTTCATATAATATTCCTTAGGCTTCGATCCGATCTACTAAACACTAACacatcgtataaaaataaacctgAGATTGCTGAACCACCTGTCGTTGCAGTCGGATCCTTGGGATTAGGCCAAGTTAGTTGGCGGAATCTGCGACTGACCCTGCCCCTCCAGAAGCGGCACTGCAAGATCGCTCAAACGCGACCTGGCACTCTGATAGTCATCCTCCGATCGGGGACGCATCTGCCCCTGGTGCTGCGGACTGCTCTGCTGCACTACCTCCGTGTAAACTGGTTGTATTTGCACCCGGGGTGATCCGTACCGTTCGTTATCGAACATCTCGTCAATGTCCACCAGCTGGAAATCCACGGCGAAGATGAAACGCAGCACCATTACCAACAGAGCCACGATCCACAGCACCATTCCAATGACGTAGCTGCAGCGGAAGAGCTCCAAGTAAGCATCGTGGGATACGCTGTGATCATGGACAGTGGGACGCAGAAGGGCGATGGCATCGCCACAACTGATAGCAGTGGGATCCGTGAGTTTGTCCCTCAGTTGGCTGCACAAATGCTTGAGATAACCATTCGTTAGGATCGTGTAGATCACGCTGCCCAAACTCATCACCGAGAAAATGATGATCGAGGGCAGCACAATGCGCCAGGGTTTTGGCAGGACTCTGAAAAGGAacgattattattatcataatattattttataataagtaTTTACTCACGAGTTCTTTTTGCTGCCCGTCTGGAAGATCAGACACATGGCTGTCCAGATGACGGCAACGATCTCTGATATGAGGGGAAAGGCATAGACAAACTGAGCTCCAAAGCCTTGATCCCAAATGGTGGCAATAGTATCAATggacactgaaaaaaaatataaaatataaaaatacattaacaatgaaaaataattttataaaaatgtagtcttacttgtgctcaaaaagtGACGATCTGCCTCAGCATTGAACGTAATTTTTGGTGGAGCAGCAGTCGTGCTTGTGACTTTTATCTCCTCCATTTCAGCTCTGCGATGCTCTAACTTAGGTCGGTTCTCAATGGAATCATAGATATGATCTAATTTATACACTGGCTTTGtgttttcttaaaagaaaaattttaaattattaaaaagaatatttaaaactaaaaaataacttaCGGCTCTCGCTTTGTAGCGAATCGGGCTTAATATCCTTATCATCCTGTACGGAATACTTTCGGCCATAGGAGTTTTGGGTGGCTTTGATGAGGTCCTCATTGAGGATCATCTTGCTGTGGTTAGTCAGTTGATCCATATTGCGCTCTTGAAATACTATTTTGTCACTAACTAATCCCTCATTCAGATCCCCCGATATCATGTGCAGTGAAACACTCCAAAGAATCGAGAATATTGCCACGAGGACCATCAGACATATTACGGTATCTAAGTTTAGGGGAAGAGAAATcacattattaaattaaaaattatacagacattttatttaacaactACTGGACCTTGAAGGATGATGcacatatttaaattgatttttttttaacttttaatgacAAACAATAAACACATAACTAAAAGGTAGTTATTTTACTGAAATTCTGtattttaatgttaaattATGAAAGTGGAGAAAAATCTACTTAATTAAATCACTAAAATGAATCTATAAAATCGGTTTTGTAACTGTGATCTTGAACAATACAATAACACCATTAACCCCAGGCATATTTAAGCATTACGAACATGTTGCTGTATCAAACGCACCGCTgacaaatttgaatttgaaattaatggcTCGCAAATAGACTCGGCTGTATATGGAAAATCAACTATTTATGGATCTTCTGGATCCAGGAGCCATAGATCAAGTAAACGCACTGTTGCGAACAATGGATTACGAAATTATGAGAATGGAAAACACAAGTGCTCGAAGGTTAGGCAGTCGATAATTTATTGCTTTCTAGTTATGTTCGTTGAtttggtttgttttgtgtaaaaaacagcTAACTGTGAACTGGTCTTCGTATATTAACGTTTCTGTGTGAGTTTATATCGGAGGTATGATATCATGCCAAATGTTATAGAGCTCGGTTAACGAGTCAGGGCGAAACATTTTCAGATGACGTCGATACCGTGTCTGCCTCccaataaaattcatttcaatTGATGCAAATATTCCCGCATATTGTTCGAAATAAAGAGAAAACAATACGACTGGCAGAGTCAACAAACAGATTCGTGGATAAATATACGACTATGCTCGGTGTGTGCATAATAAAAGTCCCAGAGCGGAACATGTCAAAAGCGGAGGAAAATGTTATATTACCATTCCATTTTATGGTCCATAATGGACAGCTGTATTTTACAAGTTCGCCCCATCtatagaaagagagagagaataGATCGTACCGCAGATTTCATGCCCCAAGTGCTTTGAACGCATTAAGCGGAatgtttttctgctttttggcCGGCCACCGACTCATCTATAGATATATTTTCGAGGCGATTTACTGCGCGTTGCATGATCCGCCGCAAAGTGGCACCAACGGAATGACATCATTTCCATCATGATTCCCCCTTTGCGCTCTCATCTCCGAAACTTGGGTAAATAATGTTCAGCAACCGCTTTTGGGCAGGTTTCGTTACTGAATGTGGCCCAAAAGAGGCGAAGCTTCACTGcgaaaactataaataaatattactaaTCGGCTTGTGAATAGACAGATGTAAACTACGGAAAAATGGGCCCAgagaatatatacatatatgcctAGCAAACTATATtcttaatttgttattttattatgtACTTATTTCAATAATCCCTTGGGAAGTCTACAATTCAAACAGTTAACAATTTCCATATCCCCAGTGATTAAGTGCCTGTTTACATTTGCGACGGCTCCCGGAAGCTTGGCACTTTGGCCAATTCGTTAATGCCATTAACAGGAACCACATGGCGTATACGTACTAGGAACTACGCCCACTCAAACAAACTTTCCTCCACTTATCGACAGATGAGAGCTGCATCAAAtggaatacatatatatataaatgttggAACAGCAAGAGATGTGTGAAAATGTTTGTAAACAGTTAATATTAGCACATTTGCCTAAAGGCTTTGGCACCTTTAATGAGTCGATTGACGctataaaaatagttataaatttGGCACATTTAGATGGAAGTTGAAAATTATGGCAGATCTTGTTTTTACAGTAGCTTAAAATTTAGTCtgattaattgaaaaaaaataaaagactttacaaacaagtaaaaatatacaaaaattgaTTAGTTGTCCCACTGACACGCATATCGAATAATTTATTGGATAGGACTCGTCTctgcaaattttcaaaacactCGAATACATATAGTCAAACTGTTTATTGATGCTGAAAGACGCGCCCCCAAAGATCAGTCTCCATGACTGAtggacaaaaacaaaatacctcGAAATGGTTTTAATTGACTTGAACATTTTCTGTCAATAGCAGCAGACAGTTCACCTCAAATTTAACCAATTGGCTTTCACAGttcgaaattcgaatttttaaatgtttttaatgtttttcattttaaatttaggttCACCTTCCTCCGCCCTGTCAAGGCCTtcactaaaatatattttaagtagcAAGGTCTGCCCTTAGTTATAAgtaaaaaccataaatatatataaatgttttaacaattttatgaACAACGTACTATTTATATGGCGAATATCGCTGGAGCTTAGCTTTCCCTGTTTGTACTTCTTAATCAGCTCCATTTTGGcatgttattttttatcgtTGTACAGAAATTCCGCAGATTACAAGGCTTCCGTTGTTTTATTCAGCACATTTATCGCACATATTTTGTACACATTCACTTGGGTGTTTtatccacaaaaaaaagctaatAATAGTTTATTCCACATTTGTTTAGCTTATGCGATTTTTATGGACATTTTTGGGAATATTTCACGTGGTTAactaatggaaaataaaatttgcgcATAAACatgaataagaaaaataatataatatttcaaatgcTGCCGTTTCCGGTTTTTATTCGCTAATCTGGTcgctttttaagttttattaaagttttaGAAATTACTCATAATGTTTGCGTCAATGGTACTTTTTACTTGGAATTCTGTCACCAAagaatttacatattttgaaCACAATTATTTGCCTTCTTATCGAAAAATGCTTCAATCATTTTCACTCCAAATTTGTTTGGTTTATGTGATTTTTATGGACCATGCAGGGAATATTTCATTTAGCacagaaatttatttgaagaaCAACAAACAATTGCGATCATAACTTTCGGGGAAACTTAATGAAGCACGgagaccttttgattttcGCCTCGATTCTGTTCACTCGAGCGATCGGAATAATTGAGATTAATTGATTTGAAATTGCCAaaagtgtgtgggtgtgtatgGGTGAATATATTGAAGGTAGACTGGCAAATTTAGCAATTGTGTTTCAAACACTTTGGCTATCAATTTACATTTGGCGCGCACGGCAGTTGTTCGGgttttcaatttccatttctATTTTCCTGccacattacgtatac
This portion of the Drosophila takahashii strain IR98-3 E-12201 chromosome 3R, DtakHiC1v2, whole genome shotgun sequence genome encodes:
- the LOC108056809 gene encoding leucine-rich melanocyte differentiation-associated protein, encoding MQTPENNDSQLILVQQNLRTLPEELIKIHADHVEHLDLSHNCLKDLSWLAEFEQLRHLVLDSNRMHEAHLRTLTRPLPQLEILMLNKNEFSDLPTTMRLIRRFFPNLQYLSLHGNPICPDGLELQPFSSYLRYDYQYYSNYIAQSLSKLKFLDHGMVQRTYQYESFPLKNYAGKPLIQTTSF
- the LOC108056824 gene encoding aldehyde dehydrogenase X, mitochondrial isoform X2 — translated: MADPNAKPKYTKLFINNEFVDSVSGKTFATFNPATSKEIIKVSEGDKADIDLAVIAAKKAFHRDSEWRKLSPLQRTNLMNKLCALMDRDKAFLASLESQDNGKPYAEALFDVTYSALTLQYYAGWTDKFFGDTIPAGGFTSMTRKEPVGVVGQIIPWNYPLLMLAWKWGPALATGCTIIMKPAEQTPLTALHMAALAKEAGFPAGVINVVNGFGPTAGAAISEHPDIAKVAFTGSVDIGRIVMQAAAKSNLKRVSLELGGKSPVVVFDDADIDFAVETTHEALFSNHGQSCCAGSRTYVHEKIYDEFVAKAAAKAKARKVGNPFEKDVQQGPQIDQEMLTKVLGYIESGQKEGAKLQTGGKRIGNVGFFVEPTVFSDVKDNMRIAQEEIFGPVQSIFKFSTLEEMIDRANNVQYGLAAGVITNDINKALKFANNVDAGSVWINCYDAVLPSTPFGGYKLSGIGRELGKDGLDNYLETKTITMKLL
- the LOC108056824 gene encoding aldehyde dehydrogenase X, mitochondrial isoform X1, whose translation is MNKLHKLLAHQKIGLEKGMRFDHSFSHCEPNFCQLFINNEFVDSVSGKTFATFNPATSKEIIKVSEGDKADIDLAVIAAKKAFHRDSEWRKLSPLQRTNLMNKLCALMDRDKAFLASLESQDNGKPYAEALFDVTYSALTLQYYAGWTDKFFGDTIPAGGFTSMTRKEPVGVVGQIIPWNYPLLMLAWKWGPALATGCTIIMKPAEQTPLTALHMAALAKEAGFPAGVINVVNGFGPTAGAAISEHPDIAKVAFTGSVDIGRIVMQAAAKSNLKRVSLELGGKSPVVVFDDADIDFAVETTHEALFSNHGQSCCAGSRTYVHEKIYDEFVAKAAAKAKARKVGNPFEKDVQQGPQIDQEMLTKVLGYIESGQKEGAKLQTGGKRIGNVGFFVEPTVFSDVKDNMRIAQEEIFGPVQSIFKFSTLEEMIDRANNVQYGLAAGVITNDINKALKFANNVDAGSVWINCYDAVLPSTPFGGYKLSGIGRELGKDGLDNYLETKTITMKLL
- the LOC108056825 gene encoding uncharacterized protein isoform X2 yields the protein MELIKKYKQGKLSSSDIRHINNTVICLMVLVAIFSILWSVSLHMISGDLNEGLVSDKIVFQERNMDQLTNHSKMILNEDLIKATQNSYGRKYSVQDDKDIKPDSLQSESQNTKPVYKLDHIYDSIENRPKLEHRRAEMEEIKVTSTTAAPPKITFNAEADRHFLSTMSIDTIATIWDQGFGAQFVYAFPLISEIVAVIWTAMCLIFQTGSKKNSVLPKPWRIVLPSIIIFSVMSLGSVIYTILTNGYLKHLCSQLRDKLTDPTAISCGDAIALLRPTVHDHSVSHDAYLELFRCSYVIGMVLWIVALLVMVLRFIFAVDFQLVDIDEMFDNERYGSPRVQIQPVYTEVVQQSSPQHQGQMRPRSEDDYQSARSRLSDLAVPLLEGQGQSQIPPTNLA
- the LOC108056825 gene encoding uncharacterized protein isoform X1, whose product is MGSPQQRIRRIGDSLQMLTREARSEVVRCEHTVICLMVLVAIFSILWSVSLHMISGDLNEGLVSDKIVFQERNMDQLTNHSKMILNEDLIKATQNSYGRKYSVQDDKDIKPDSLQSESQNTKPVYKLDHIYDSIENRPKLEHRRAEMEEIKVTSTTAAPPKITFNAEADRHFLSTMSIDTIATIWDQGFGAQFVYAFPLISEIVAVIWTAMCLIFQTGSKKNSVLPKPWRIVLPSIIIFSVMSLGSVIYTILTNGYLKHLCSQLRDKLTDPTAISCGDAIALLRPTVHDHSVSHDAYLELFRCSYVIGMVLWIVALLVMVLRFIFAVDFQLVDIDEMFDNERYGSPRVQIQPVYTEVVQQSSPQHQGQMRPRSEDDYQSARSRLSDLAVPLLEGQGQSQIPPTNLA